One window from the genome of Brachyspira hampsonii encodes:
- the hisS gene encoding histidine--tRNA ligase: MLEIKKPRGTNDFFYDSSKRLEYIENKIKNIVKLYGYGRIRTPLFEYTDLFTRGIGEGTDIVGKEMFTFEDRGGRSLTLRPEGTASVARAYVENSMQNEFAINKLFYLGTMYRAERPQKGRYREFNQFGVECIGNSSPLIDAEIILLNINVLKEFGINNVNLLINTVGCSKCKPSYNNALKEAIGSRKDHLCETCQKRYEGNILRILDCKNEKCKETIKDIPKFYDYVCDECKEHFDKLCEELTRIGQQFTVDSMLVRGLDYYTKTAFEVQTNALGAQSAILGGGRYDNLIGIFNNGKDVPAVGSAMGIERLLLVLENQSNIITERLDAFIVAFKETENEVLKVMQSLRANNISCDYDFAVKSIRSQFKSANKRNAKYAVVLGEDEFKRGMCKLKNMDSGEEKEISINDIHTNIEK; this comes from the coding sequence ATGTTGGAGATAAAAAAACCTAGAGGTACAAACGATTTTTTCTATGATTCTTCTAAAAGGCTTGAATATATAGAAAATAAAATAAAAAATATAGTAAAACTTTACGGATACGGCAGAATAAGAACGCCTTTATTTGAGTATACAGATCTTTTTACAAGAGGAATAGGAGAGGGTACTGATATTGTAGGAAAAGAGATGTTTACATTTGAAGATAGAGGAGGAAGATCTCTAACATTAAGGCCTGAAGGTACTGCTTCTGTGGCTCGTGCTTATGTTGAAAACTCTATGCAAAATGAGTTTGCTATAAATAAATTATTTTATTTGGGAACTATGTATAGAGCAGAGCGTCCTCAAAAGGGAAGATACAGGGAATTTAATCAATTTGGAGTTGAGTGTATTGGAAATTCATCTCCTTTAATAGATGCTGAAATTATACTTCTTAATATAAATGTATTAAAAGAATTTGGTATTAATAATGTAAACCTTCTAATAAATACTGTAGGCTGTTCTAAGTGTAAGCCCTCTTATAATAATGCATTAAAAGAGGCTATTGGAAGCAGAAAAGATCATCTTTGCGAAACATGTCAAAAAAGATATGAGGGTAATATATTAAGAATATTGGACTGTAAAAATGAAAAATGTAAGGAAACCATAAAAGATATACCAAAATTCTATGATTATGTATGTGATGAGTGTAAAGAGCATTTTGATAAATTATGTGAAGAACTTACAAGAATAGGGCAGCAATTTACTGTTGATAGTATGCTTGTAAGAGGACTTGATTATTATACAAAAACTGCTTTTGAAGTTCAAACAAATGCTTTAGGTGCCCAAAGTGCTATACTTGGCGGCGGAAGATATGATAATCTCATAGGTATATTTAATAATGGAAAAGATGTTCCTGCTGTAGGAAGTGCTATGGGTATTGAAAGGCTTTTACTTGTACTAGAAAATCAGAGTAATATTATAACTGAAAGGCTTGATGCTTTTATTGTGGCATTTAAAGAAACTGAAAATGAAGTTTTAAAAGTAATGCAGTCTTTAAGAGCTAATAATATAAGCTGTGATTATGATTTCGCTGTTAAATCCATTAGAAGTCAATTCAAATCCGCTAACAAAAGAAATGCTAAATATGCTGTTGTTCTTGGAGAAGATGAATTCAAAAGAGGAATGTGCAAATTAAAAAATATGGAT